The Spiribacter roseus genome includes the window ATACCAGCGTTTCACGCGTGATCCCCCTCCGCGTTCAATCCGTGAACAGGTTGAGACACGAATATGCCCACCGACGGGCGGTATAACAACCCCCACCCTCGGCCCGCCAGCCCTCACTGGCGACTGCGACCGTCACCGGGTATCGTTTCGGCCATGAAGATTCTTGTCACCGGCGCCGCGGGATTCATCGGCTATCACACCTGCGAACAGCTACTCGCCCGCGGCGACACCGTGGTGGGGCTCGACAACCTCAACGATTACTACGATGTCAGCCTTAAAAAGGCACGCCTGGCGCGTCTGATGGCCCATGAGGACGACGGGCCCGGCGGTTTCCGGTTTGAGCGGCTGGATCTGGCCGATGCGCCGGCCATGCGGGCGCTGTTCGAACGCGAGGGCTTCGATCGGGTCATCAACCTGGCCGCCCAGGCGGGGGTGCGCTACTCGCTGGACAACCCCCAGGCCTATGTCGACAGCAACGTCACCGGGTTCGTCAACGTGCTCGAGGGCTGTCGGCACACCGGCGTCGGGCACCTGGTCTATGCCTCCACCAGTTCAGTCTATGGCGCCAACACCCACATGCCGTTCACCGAGCATGAGCCGGCCGACCATCCGCTGGCCATCTACGGCGCGACCAAGCGCGCCAACGAGCTGATGAGCCACAGCTACGCGCACCTCTTTGGCCTGCCCTGCACCGGGCTGCGGTTCTTTACCGTCTATGGCCCCTGGGGCCGACCGGACATGGCGCTGTTCCTGTTCACCCGCAAGATCCTCGCCGGCGAGCCCATCGAGGTGTTCAACCACGGCCACCACCAGCGCGACTTCACCTTTGTCGAGGATATTGCCGAGGGCGTGATCCGCGCCTGCCACCAGCCGGCCACCGGCAATCCGGACTGGGACAGCAACGCCCCCGACCCGGCCACCAGCGCCGCGCCCTGGCGGCTGTTCAATATCGGCAATAACCAGCCGGTGCAGCTGCTCGACTACATCCGCGTCCTCGAGGAGTGCCTCGGCCGACGCGCCGAGATGCAGATGCGCCCCCTCCAGCCCGGCGACGTGCCCGACACCTGGGCGAGTGCCGACGACCTCAAGGACGCCGTCGGCTATCAGCCCTCAACCCCGGTGGAGACCGGGGTACGCCGCTTTGTGGACTGGTACCGGGACTACTATCAGGTCTGATCAGTCAGCATACTTTCCAGATCGGTGGCAATTTCTTCCAACCGCTCCACCGCCTGCGCCTGCTCGGCGGCCAGATCGTCGCTGCCCGGCGCGCCCAGATACTCCAGATAGATCTTGAGCTTGGGCTCGGTGCCGCTCGGCCGGATGCTGACGTGGCATCCGCCGGCCAGATCCAGCTGAATCAGATCCGATGCCGGCAGCGGAATGGGCTCGGCATCGCGGCCGTCGGGGGCATAACGCTCGGCGGCCCAATAGTCGTGCAAGCGCTCCACCGCCAGGCCGGCCACTGCGGCCGGCGGCTCGCGGCGCAGGGCCTGCAGGTGGCCGTTCATGCGCTCGCGGGCGTCATCGCCGCTCAGCTTCAGGCTGACCTGGCGGTTCACTGACAGCCCATGGCGGCGGTACAGCGCCTGCAGCTGGGCATACAGCGTGGTCCCGGCGGCCTTGGCGACGCGGGCCATTTCGGTGACCACCGCCGCCGTGGCGATGCCGTCCTTGTCGCGCACCCGCCGGGTGGGGCAGAAGCCGATGGCATCCTCGTAGGCGAACAGCAGGTGATCGCCGTCCTGCTCACGTTCCAGCGCCCGCTTCCACAACCACTTGAACCCGGTCAGCGTCTGCTCGTAGCCCACGCCATGGTGGGCGGCCAGACGACCCAGCAGGCGCGAGCTGACCACGGTGTTCATGACAAAGCCGCGGGCCGAGTCGGCCCGGCGCATCAGGTAATCCCCCATTAACGCGCCGGTCTGATCCCCCATCAGCACCTGCCAGTCGCCGTGCTCGTCGGGCAGGGCCACGGCCAGCCGGTCGCCATCGGGGTCGGTGGCAAGCGCCACATCCGCATCGACGGCCGCGGCCCGGGCAGTCAGCTGATCCAGCGCCCCGGGCTCCTCCGGGTTGGGAAAGCGCACAGTGGGGAAGTCGCCATCGGGCGCGGCCTGGGCCTCGACCTCCACCAGGTCAATCCCGCCCTGATCGGCCAGCACGCCGCGGACCAGATCACCGGCCACCCCGTGCATCGCGCTATAGGCCACCCGCAGCGGCGGAGTGGGGTCGGCCACGGGCCGGGCGACGGCCTGCCGGTAGGCAGCGCGCAGGGCATCGCCGTGCACCCGCCAGTAGGGGCAGACCTCGCTGGTTTCGGCTTCAGCCGCGGTGATCTGCGGGATCTCGACCCCAGCAGGCAGGGCATCCAGGGCCTGGGCGATGCGCTCGTCAGTGGGCGAGACGATCTGTACCCCCCGCGCGCCATAGGCCTTATAGCCCAGATACTCCGGCGGGTTATGGCTGGCGGTCAGCACCAGCCCGGCGGCGGTCTGCAGCTCAAGCGCAGCGAACGCCACCAGCGGTGTCGGCGCATAGGTGTCAAACACATGGACCCCAAGCCCGGCCCCGGCAATGGTCTGCGCTGCGGTTTCCGCCAGCGCTGCCGAGCCGTGGCGGGCGTCATAACCAATCACCACGCCGCGCTCGGCGGCGTCGGGCACTTCGGCGCGCAGCAGGTCCGCCAGCACCGCGGTCACCCGCTGGATCAGGCGGTGGTTCATATGCGCCGGGCCGGGGCCCGCCAGGCCCCGCAGCCCCGCGGTGCCAAAGCCAAGCGGCGGGTCAAAGCAGTCGCGCACGTCACCGCGCTGGATGCGGGCGTCCAGTTCGGCCCGGGTCTGCGGGTCAGGGTCGGCATCGCGCCAGGCCCGGGCCCGCTCGAGCAGGGAAGGGGGGTTGTGGCCGTCCGTGGTCATGGTGTTTCGGTTATCCCGCCTCGTCGATCAGCTCAGCATAGCCGTCGGCGTCCAGCAGTTCATCCAGCGCGGCCTGGTCCACCACGCGCAGGCGGAACAGCCACCCCTCGCCATAGGGGTCGGTGTTGACCTGCTCGGGGTCGTCCGCCAATTCGTCGTGGGTGGCGACGATCTCGCCATCCAGCGGAGCGTAGATGTCCGAGGCGGCCTTCACCGACTCCACCACGGCGCAGGCCGCACCGGCCTCGACGGCGCCTTCCTCGCCGGGCAGCTGGATGAACACCAGGTCCCCGAGTTCGGCCTGGGCGTGATCGGTGATGCCGACGGTGACCATGCCGTCGCCATCATCGCGCACCCATTCGTGGCTGCTGGCATACCGCAGGTCGGCAGGAATCTCGCTCATGATGATCGCCTCTTAGTCCTGACACAGCGGCGGGACATCGCCGGCCGCTCCGGTCCCCTGTTTGAGTAGCAGCCGCCGGGCCGGGGGGAACAGGTCCAGCGCGGTCAGGCCGATATTGCGGATCGCCGCCAGTGGCGGCCAGTCATTGCTGAAAAGCCGCACCAGCCCGTCGGTGAAGGCATAGGTGCGCCGGTAATCGCCCTCGCGGGAGCGGGCATAGGGGCTCAGCACATCGGCATCGCCGGGGTCGGGGGCCTCGCGCAGGGCCTCGACCAGGGCCGCGACATCGCGCAGCGCCAGGTTCAGGCCCTGGCCACCCACCGGGTGCAGGGCGTGCGCGGCATTGCCGAGCACCACCGCGCGGTCGGCGGCGAAGTCGGTGGCGGTGACCGCGGTCAGCGGGTAGAGCGCCCGGCTGCCCACCGCCTCCAGCCGGCCCAGACGCCAGCCGAAGGCCGCCTGCAGGCGCGCCAGGAAGGTCGCGTCACTGGCCTCGTGAGCCATCCACTCGGCGGTCTCGGTGGGCAGCGGCCAGACAATCGAAACCGCCCCGTCGGCGGCCGGCAGCACCGCCAGCGGCCCTTCGGGCGTGAATCGCTCATAGGCCATGCCGTTGTGGGCCCGTTCGGCCCGCACATTGGCGATGATCGCACTCTGGCCATAATCGCGCTCGCGGGTGTCGATCCCCAGCGCCGCGCGGGTCGTCGAGCGCATGCCATCCGCCACCACCAGCAGCCGTGTCGTCAGGGTGTGTTCACCCCGGTCATCGGCAATGCGCACCCGACGGCCCACCAGGCGGGCGGGCTGGTCACTGCCGTCGCCGGCGTACTGGGGGTACGTGTCGATGATACGGGCGGGGCAGCGAACCGTGGCGGCGGCGGCCATCGCCGGGCGCAGCGCCTGTCCCAGCACCCGGTTGGGGGCGACATGCCCCAGCGCCGGCAGCCCCTCGGCCTCGGCGGTCAGGCGGGTGAAGCCGCCATGGCCACGGTCGGAGACGTGGATGCGGCGGATGGGCTCGGCACCGGCCTCGATGGCGGGCCACAACCCCAGGTGGGTGAAGAACCGCCGTGACGTGGGCGCCAGCGCGGTGTGGCGCTCGTCAAAGCTCGGCTGTCCGTCGGCTTTGGCCGGTACCGGCTCGATCACCGCCACCGACCGGCCGCTGTCACGCAGGGCCACTGCCAGGCTGGCGCCCACCAGGCCGCCACCGGCGATCAGCACATCAAAGGTGTCATCCGTTGTCATGGGCCATGGCCGCCTCAATCGCCTCGACGGTCTTCGGCACCGCCGCGGTCAGGTTGTCGTGGCCACTGTCGGTGACCACACAGTCGTCCTCGATTCTCACACCAATGCCCTGCCAGCGGGTGTCCACCGGACTGCCCGGCGGGATGTAGAGCCCCGGCTCAACCGTGACCACCATGCCCGGTTGCAGGGTGCGCCAGTCGCCGTCCACTTTATAGGGCCCGACATCATGCACGTCCATGCCCAGCCAGTGGCCAGTGCGGTGCATGAAATAGCGCCGGTAGTCTCCCGGGTCGATCAGCGCGTCAACATCGCCGGTCAGAAGACCCAGGTCCACCATGCCCTCGACCAGGACCCGGGTGGCGGCCTGGTGGGCGGCATTGAATGACTCGCCCGGGCCCACCCGCTCGAGGGCCGCCTGCTGGGCGGCCAGCACCACCTCGTAGACGGCGCGCTGCTCGGCGCTGAAGCGGCCGTTGACCGGTAGCGTGCGGGTGATGTCGGCGGCATAGCCCGCGAGCTCCACCCCGGCATCCACCAGCAGCAGGTCGCCGTCACGCAGCGCGTCCTGGTTGGCGATGTAGTGCAGCACGCAGGCGTTGGCGCCACCACCGGCGATGATCGGGTACGCCGGCTCGCCGTTGTGACGGCGAAAGTCGTAGAGCAGTTCCGCCTCGACCTGATACTCCATCATCCCGGGCTCTACCGTGGCCATGAGCCGGGTGTGGGCGTCCGCCGAGATCCGGGCGGCGGCGCGCATCTGCTCAACCTCGGCCGCGGACTTGATCAGCCGCTCGGCATGCAGCAGCGGAGCCAGTGCCTCCACCGCCTGCGGGGCGCGCTCACCCATCTGCGCGCGGGCCTGACTCAGCCAGGCGATCAGCCGCTGATCAAACGTCTCATCGGCCCCCAGGTCACCGACCAGCGAGCGCCGGTCGGCCAGCAGCCCGGGCATCATCGCGTCGAGTTCCTCGATGGGGTAGGCGGCATCGGCGCCGTATTCGGACTGCGCGGCGGCCTGGCCAATGGTGCGGCCCTCCCAGGTCTCGCGCAGCGGGTCGCGTTCGCGCGAAAACAGGATGAACGCGCCCTCGGCCCGTCCCGGGGCCAACACCGCCACGGCATCGGGCTCGATGAAGCCGGTCAGATAGCGGAAGTCGCTCGACTGGCGGAATGGATAGTCCACGTCGCGGTTGCGGGGGCACTCGCCGGCCCCGGCGATCACGGCGATGGCGTCATCGCCCATGCGGCTGATCAGGGCGTCGCGGCGGCGGGCGTATTCAGTGGCATCCATGGCGTGGGCGGCTCCGCTCAATGCAGCACATCGGGGTCGGCGCGATCCCCGCCGACCGCCGGCTGGGCCGAGGAGGGCAGTGCGGTGTGCTCGCGCACCAGCAGGGTGGCCGCGCGCAGATACTCCACCAGCTCGGTGTAGGCGATCTCGTTGTCCTCGTCCAGCTCGGCCTCGGGGTCGATGCGGGCGATCTCGGTGAGGTCGCTGATCACCTCGTTGGCCTCGCGCGGCAGCTTGGCCGGGTCGTGGCTGCCCGCCACCCCGATGCCAAACAGAAACCCCTCGCACCAGTGGCCAAGGGCGGTGGCGCGGTCGCTGAGGGGCGCGTCGTCATCGGGCAGCAGCGGCTCAAACTCGAGGCTGTCGTTCTCCAGCCGGTCGCGGGTGTCCTGATAGAGCGCGCTCAGCGCCTCGAGCACCTCGCGGGCCGGCTCGCCCTTGGGCGACAGGCCATCGAGCACCTGAGCGATCCACTGCGCCGGCTCGGGCGTTTCGGTGCTGCAGAAAAGACCGCAGAGCATGCCCTGCGCCTCGGCGGCGGAAACCTCGGCCTCGACGCCCGCCAGCGCCGCGACCACATCGGTATAGCGTTCGGATTCATTCATGGGCATCAGTCTAGCATTGCTGCTAGACTCAGCGGCAGTCTAAAAGGATGGGACAAGTGGTTGATTCCGTTAGCGAACAGGCAGCACAACTCGAGCGCCGCGTGGAGCGCCTGATTCAGCTCTGCGAGCAGCTGCGCGACGAGAACCGCGTGCTGCTGCGCGCCCAGGAGTCCCTCAATGCCGAGCGCGCCGCCCTGCTCGAGAAAAACGAGACCGCCCGCGCCCGCATCGAGGCC containing:
- a CDS encoding TIGR02449 family protein, giving the protein MVDSVSEQAAQLERRVERLIQLCEQLRDENRVLLRAQESLNAERAALLEKNETARARIEAMISRLKTLEQDG
- a CDS encoding UPF0149 family protein, with translation MNESERYTDVVAALAGVEAEVSAAEAQGMLCGLFCSTETPEPAQWIAQVLDGLSPKGEPAREVLEALSALYQDTRDRLENDSLEFEPLLPDDDAPLSDRATALGHWCEGFLFGIGVAGSHDPAKLPREANEVISDLTEIARIDPEAELDEDNEIAYTELVEYLRAATLLVREHTALPSSAQPAVGGDRADPDVLH
- a CDS encoding NAD-dependent epimerase, whose translation is MKILVTGAAGFIGYHTCEQLLARGDTVVGLDNLNDYYDVSLKKARLARLMAHEDDGPGGFRFERLDLADAPAMRALFEREGFDRVINLAAQAGVRYSLDNPQAYVDSNVTGFVNVLEGCRHTGVGHLVYASTSSVYGANTHMPFTEHEPADHPLAIYGATKRANELMSHSYAHLFGLPCTGLRFFTVYGPWGRPDMALFLFTRKILAGEPIEVFNHGHHQRDFTFVEDIAEGVIRACHQPATGNPDWDSNAPDPATSAAPWRLFNIGNNQPVQLLDYIRVLEECLGRRAEMQMRPLQPGDVPDTWASADDLKDAVGYQPSTPVETGVRRFVDWYRDYYQV
- the ubiH gene encoding 2-octaprenyl-6-methoxyphenyl hydroxylase, whose amino-acid sequence is MTTDDTFDVLIAGGGLVGASLAVALRDSGRSVAVIEPVPAKADGQPSFDERHTALAPTSRRFFTHLGLWPAIEAGAEPIRRIHVSDRGHGGFTRLTAEAEGLPALGHVAPNRVLGQALRPAMAAAATVRCPARIIDTYPQYAGDGSDQPARLVGRRVRIADDRGEHTLTTRLLVVADGMRSTTRAALGIDTRERDYGQSAIIANVRAERAHNGMAYERFTPEGPLAVLPAADGAVSIVWPLPTETAEWMAHEASDATFLARLQAAFGWRLGRLEAVGSRALYPLTAVTATDFAADRAVVLGNAAHALHPVGGQGLNLALRDVAALVEALREAPDPGDADVLSPYARSREGDYRRTYAFTDGLVRLFSNDWPPLAAIRNIGLTALDLFPPARRLLLKQGTGAAGDVPPLCQD
- the gcvH gene encoding glycine cleavage system protein GcvH codes for the protein MSEIPADLRYASSHEWVRDDGDGMVTVGITDHAQAELGDLVFIQLPGEEGAVEAGAACAVVESVKAASDIYAPLDGEIVATHDELADDPEQVNTDPYGEGWLFRLRVVDQAALDELLDADGYAELIDEAG
- a CDS encoding phospho-sugar mutase, giving the protein MTTDGHNPPSLLERARAWRDADPDPQTRAELDARIQRGDVRDCFDPPLGFGTAGLRGLAGPGPAHMNHRLIQRVTAVLADLLRAEVPDAAERGVVIGYDARHGSAALAETAAQTIAGAGLGVHVFDTYAPTPLVAFAALELQTAAGLVLTASHNPPEYLGYKAYGARGVQIVSPTDERIAQALDALPAGVEIPQITAAEAETSEVCPYWRVHGDALRAAYRQAVARPVADPTPPLRVAYSAMHGVAGDLVRGVLADQGGIDLVEVEAQAAPDGDFPTVRFPNPEEPGALDQLTARAAAVDADVALATDPDGDRLAVALPDEHGDWQVLMGDQTGALMGDYLMRRADSARGFVMNTVVSSRLLGRLAAHHGVGYEQTLTGFKWLWKRALEREQDGDHLLFAYEDAIGFCPTRRVRDKDGIATAAVVTEMARVAKAAGTTLYAQLQALYRRHGLSVNRQVSLKLSGDDARERMNGHLQALRREPPAAVAGLAVERLHDYWAAERYAPDGRDAEPIPLPASDLIQLDLAGGCHVSIRPSGTEPKLKIYLEYLGAPGSDDLAAEQAQAVERLEEIATDLESMLTDQT
- a CDS encoding aminopeptidase P N-terminal domain-containing protein is translated as MDATEYARRRDALISRMGDDAIAVIAGAGECPRNRDVDYPFRQSSDFRYLTGFIEPDAVAVLAPGRAEGAFILFSRERDPLRETWEGRTIGQAAAQSEYGADAAYPIEELDAMMPGLLADRRSLVGDLGADETFDQRLIAWLSQARAQMGERAPQAVEALAPLLHAERLIKSAAEVEQMRAAARISADAHTRLMATVEPGMMEYQVEAELLYDFRRHNGEPAYPIIAGGGANACVLHYIANQDALRDGDLLLVDAGVELAGYAADITRTLPVNGRFSAEQRAVYEVVLAAQQAALERVGPGESFNAAHQAATRVLVEGMVDLGLLTGDVDALIDPGDYRRYFMHRTGHWLGMDVHDVGPYKVDGDWRTLQPGMVVTVEPGLYIPPGSPVDTRWQGIGVRIEDDCVVTDSGHDNLTAAVPKTVEAIEAAMAHDNG